Proteins from a genomic interval of Meiothermus sp.:
- a CDS encoding DUF3108 domain-containing protein: MLWAGWGLVGALLGAGVLAQAQGVPWPPGERLGYNLTWQGIGVGKVYLSADPVEGGWRFRLRLEPTGLAKTLGYGLESESQVGFDFITDRFWQNLTEPFKGTTRLEYERQENSGSWARVIHPDGRQTSWSSANDQILDQLALIYYLRWRPDTRQIYAVDYPKPAQGRLEVLPTNNGLVGYRFARDDVLIEVWYRQDARRTPVRFVFGRDFGRLEATIIETGNGR; the protein is encoded by the coding sequence ATGCTCTGGGCGGGATGGGGGCTTGTTGGCGCTTTGCTGGGCGCTGGTGTGCTGGCTCAGGCCCAGGGTGTGCCTTGGCCGCCCGGTGAGCGGCTGGGCTACAACCTGACCTGGCAAGGTATTGGTGTAGGCAAGGTTTACCTTAGCGCCGACCCGGTGGAGGGTGGATGGCGCTTTCGGCTTAGGCTGGAGCCCACCGGGCTAGCCAAAACCCTGGGATACGGGCTCGAGTCCGAAAGCCAGGTGGGCTTCGACTTTATTACCGACCGCTTCTGGCAAAACCTGACCGAACCGTTCAAGGGCACTACCCGGCTGGAGTATGAACGACAGGAAAACAGCGGTTCGTGGGCCCGGGTGATACACCCCGACGGCAGGCAGACGAGCTGGAGTAGTGCAAACGACCAGATACTGGATCAGCTCGCGCTCATTTACTACCTGCGCTGGCGTCCCGATACCCGCCAGATTTACGCTGTAGACTATCCCAAACCGGCCCAGGGGCGCCTCGAGGTCTTGCCAACCAACAATGGCTTGGTGGGCTACCGGTTTGCTCGGGATGACGTTCTGATAGAAGTCTGGTACCGCCAGGACGCCCGGCGCACCCCTGTTCGCTTCGTTTTCGGACGCGACTTTGGCCGATTGGAAGCTACCATTATCGAAACCGGCAATGGGCGATAA
- a CDS encoding ABC transporter permease → MPSQIVQAKPSKRPSRWARLPLALRAGAFLIVLILLMVLASALNPTNPNATTPNRLAPIFAEGHPLGTDILGRDTLARVLAGAQNALYVGLIAVGIGLSVGLLLGVLGGYFGGWLDQILSVLLETLYALPALLIALLLAAIFNPGVTTSMVAIGLAAVPAFARVARAGVLSVKALPYIEAARALGMGNGRIMLKHVLPNIIGPLVVQASLAFAVAILAEAALSYLGLGTQPPNPSWGRMLREAQSYQELTPYPVIFPGLAIGLAVLGFNLLGDGLRDYLDPRKRS, encoded by the coding sequence ATGCCTAGCCAGATTGTCCAAGCAAAGCCGTCCAAAAGACCCTCGAGGTGGGCCCGGCTACCCCTTGCCCTCAGGGCGGGAGCCTTCCTGATTGTGCTCATTCTGCTGATGGTGCTGGCCAGTGCGCTTAACCCCACCAACCCCAACGCCACCACCCCCAACCGCCTGGCCCCGATTTTTGCCGAAGGACATCCTCTAGGAACCGACATCCTAGGGCGCGATACCCTGGCTCGGGTGCTGGCGGGGGCCCAAAACGCGCTCTACGTAGGGCTAATCGCAGTAGGTATCGGGCTTTCGGTGGGGCTTCTGCTGGGGGTGCTGGGGGGGTACTTTGGCGGCTGGCTCGACCAGATTCTGTCGGTGCTGCTCGAGACCCTCTATGCCCTTCCGGCCCTGCTCATCGCTCTCTTGCTGGCGGCCATCTTCAACCCCGGCGTGACCACCTCGATGGTGGCGATTGGCCTGGCGGCGGTTCCGGCCTTTGCTCGGGTGGCCCGGGCCGGGGTGCTCTCGGTCAAGGCCCTGCCCTACATCGAGGCGGCCAGGGCTTTGGGCATGGGCAATGGGCGCATTATGCTGAAGCATGTCCTGCCCAACATCATCGGGCCGCTGGTGGTGCAGGCCAGCCTGGCCTTTGCCGTGGCAATTCTGGCCGAGGCCGCGCTCTCGTACCTGGGCCTGGGCACCCAGCCCCCCAACCCCAGCTGGGGCCGGATGCTGCGCGAGGCGCAGAGCTACCAGGAGCTGACGCCCTACCCGGTCATTTTCCCCGGTCTGGCTATTGGCCTGGCGGTGCTGGGCTTCAACCTGCTGGGCGACGGGTTGCGGGACTACCTCGACCCCAGAAAAAGAAGCTGA
- a CDS encoding peptidylprolyl isomerase, which translates to MDINPKVRIQTELGQIILELFPQQAPRTVANFLRYVDEDRYQGATFYRTVRLDNQAQSPIKIEVIQGGLGMGEHPAKLPPILLETTTQTGLRHRNGTVSMARLEPDSAQSEFFICIGDQPELDHGGRRNPDGQGFAAFGLVVKGMEVVRSIHQRPSGGNTPPVEGQWLLEPVHILAIDYV; encoded by the coding sequence ATGGACATTAACCCAAAGGTACGAATTCAGACCGAGCTGGGCCAGATAATCCTCGAGCTGTTTCCCCAGCAAGCCCCCCGCACGGTAGCCAACTTCCTGCGGTATGTGGATGAAGATCGCTACCAGGGCGCAACCTTTTACCGCACCGTGCGTCTGGATAACCAGGCCCAGAGCCCCATCAAGATCGAGGTAATTCAAGGTGGGCTGGGCATGGGCGAGCACCCAGCCAAGCTGCCGCCCATCTTGCTGGAGACCACCACCCAGACCGGCCTCCGGCATCGGAACGGTACGGTCTCGATGGCCCGCCTCGAACCAGACTCGGCCCAGTCCGAGTTTTTCATCTGTATCGGTGACCAGCCCGAGCTCGACCATGGTGGACGACGTAACCCCGATGGACAGGGTTTTGCCGCTTTTGGCCTGGTAGTAAAGGGTATGGAGGTTGTCCGGAGTATCCACCAGCGGCCTTCGGGGGGCAATACCCCACCCGTAGAGGGGCAGTGGTTGCTAGAGCCAGTTCACATTCTTGCAATCGATTACGTATAA
- a CDS encoding Asp23/Gls24 family envelope stress response protein → MKGNITVTESALAAILGLAAHEVPGVLGMSPAGIRESISRVLGRSEASEGVVVKPDPAASGKYQADLYVIVAFGARIPTVVDSIGERVRWAAKSLAGAELSTVRVHVVGVSRG, encoded by the coding sequence TTGAAAGGAAACATCACTGTAACAGAAAGTGCGTTGGCTGCTATTTTAGGCCTGGCTGCACATGAAGTGCCAGGTGTGCTGGGCATGAGCCCTGCAGGAATCCGTGAGTCCATTAGCCGTGTTTTGGGCCGTAGCGAGGCCAGTGAAGGCGTGGTGGTTAAGCCCGACCCGGCGGCCAGCGGGAAGTATCAGGCCGACCTGTACGTAATAGTTGCCTTTGGGGCCCGTATACCTACTGTGGTAGATAGCATCGGAGAGCGGGTACGCTGGGCGGCCAAGAGCCTGGCCGGGGCCGAGCTTTCTACTGTGCGCGTCCATGTGGTAGGGGTGAGCCGTGGCTAG
- a CDS encoding alpha/beta hydrolase, with the protein MLIDEGFYPGFTLGLYYQRWRPAKPKAVVMVVHGFGEHGGRYAHVAEHLAAHGYCVYIPDLRGHGRSPEQRGHIQAWSEYWYDLTLLRNFVESSEGPIPQFVYGHSLGSLVVLDFLVKQPPGLQGAILSGVLLAPGKVANPLLVATARLLSRYQPTLSLRLGLNARALSRDPAVVEAYRKDPLVHNRASVRWGNEVLNAIAVVKAQAKKIIDPLLILHGEADTINRVEGAHWLFREVSSTDKELRIYPGGYHEPHNDLQKAQVLHDITDWLERHL; encoded by the coding sequence ATGCTTATAGACGAAGGATTCTACCCAGGGTTCACCTTAGGCTTGTATTACCAACGGTGGAGGCCCGCTAAGCCCAAAGCGGTTGTGATGGTAGTCCATGGGTTTGGCGAGCATGGTGGGCGCTATGCACACGTAGCAGAGCATCTGGCCGCGCACGGCTACTGTGTGTACATCCCCGATCTACGGGGACATGGCCGCTCACCCGAACAGCGTGGACACATCCAAGCGTGGAGCGAGTACTGGTACGACCTGACCCTCCTCCGCAACTTTGTGGAATCCAGCGAAGGCCCGATACCGCAGTTCGTCTACGGCCACAGTCTGGGTAGTCTGGTGGTGCTGGACTTTCTGGTAAAGCAGCCGCCCGGGCTGCAAGGTGCTATCTTGAGCGGTGTGCTGCTCGCGCCTGGCAAAGTGGCCAACCCCCTCCTAGTAGCCACCGCCCGCCTGCTCTCCAGGTACCAGCCTACCCTTTCGCTCAGGCTGGGGCTGAACGCCCGCGCTCTTTCACGCGACCCAGCCGTGGTCGAAGCCTATCGCAAAGACCCTTTGGTGCACAATCGGGCCAGTGTTCGCTGGGGCAACGAGGTGCTAAATGCCATTGCAGTGGTCAAGGCCCAGGCTAAAAAAATCATTGATCCTCTGCTCATCCTGCACGGCGAGGCCGATACTATCAACCGCGTGGAGGGTGCACACTGGCTATTCCGGGAGGTATCCTCCACCGACAAGGAGCTTCGTATTTACCCTGGAGGCTACCACGAGCCCCACAACGACCTGCAAAAAGCACAGGTATTGCACGACATCACCGACTGGCTTGAACGGCACCTGTAG
- a CDS encoding ABC transporter permease: MFAYTLRRLGLALVTLWLATLLVFGALLLIPGNPAQAILGIEATPADLEALEARLGLDKPPLERYISWLGGVLRGDLGQSIRYERPISELIVARLGITLPIVVASLLLATILAVPLGILAARKAGSPIDLGVSVASLLGIVLPSFWVGLMFIYIFIVWLKLPLPTSFPIGGWENPERALAALVLPVLTVALASASFLVRLVRGSVLEVLSQDFIRTARAKGLAERVVLYKHALRNAALPVVTVLGLEFASLLIATVVVETVFGIPGLGSLSLTAISARDYPLVQGVVLVIAAFIVLMNLLVDLLYGLLDPRVSYA; the protein is encoded by the coding sequence ATGTTTGCCTACACGCTTCGCCGCCTTGGCTTGGCCCTCGTCACCCTGTGGTTGGCGACACTGTTGGTGTTTGGAGCGCTGTTGCTGATTCCCGGCAACCCGGCCCAGGCCATTCTGGGGATTGAGGCCACGCCCGCCGACCTCGAGGCCCTCGAGGCCCGGCTAGGCCTGGATAAACCGCCGCTCGAGCGCTACATAAGCTGGTTGGGCGGGGTGCTGCGGGGCGACCTGGGCCAGTCCATCCGCTACGAGCGGCCCATCTCGGAGCTGATTGTGGCCCGGCTGGGCATCACCCTCCCCATCGTGGTGGCTTCGTTGCTGCTGGCTACCATCCTAGCCGTGCCCCTGGGCATCCTGGCGGCCCGCAAGGCCGGAAGCCCCATCGACCTGGGGGTCTCGGTGGCCTCGTTGCTGGGCATCGTGCTGCCCTCGTTCTGGGTGGGGCTGATGTTCATCTATATCTTTATCGTCTGGCTCAAGCTGCCCCTGCCCACCAGCTTTCCCATCGGGGGCTGGGAGAACCCGGAGCGCGCGCTGGCCGCTTTGGTGCTGCCGGTACTCACCGTGGCGCTGGCCAGCGCCTCGTTTCTGGTGCGGCTGGTGCGGGGGAGTGTGCTCGAGGTGCTCTCGCAGGATTTTATCCGCACCGCCCGCGCCAAGGGGCTGGCCGAACGGGTGGTGCTGTACAAGCACGCCCTGCGCAACGCGGCCCTGCCGGTGGTGACGGTGCTGGGGCTGGAATTTGCCAGCCTGCTCATCGCCACGGTGGTGGTGGAGACAGTCTTCGGGATTCCGGGCCTGGGCTCGCTCTCGCTCACCGCCATCAGCGCCCGCGACTACCCCCTGGTGCAGGGGGTGGTGCTGGTGATTGCGGCCTTTATCGTGCTTATGAACCTGCTGGTGGACTTGCTGTATGGTTTGCTCGATCCGAGGGTGAGTTATGCCTAG
- a CDS encoding extracellular solute-binding protein, translated as MNAVFRAFLLMMVLGGAAHAQRPVDIAFWHTLEPPAREALEKIVADFNSRQRDYRVLPQYVGDLREGGIKLTAAIRAGNAPPLYYGEVSFVSRAVQENLALPLDEYLGALPGDFYPGLLEAGRWRGRTYALPVELHLPVLFFNADQLASRRLTPPQSWEALAAAAQTLTTRSAKGFIVVSDVYSFNAVVMSRGGQLVREGRPNFTDAKVVQSLEYLQNLVRSGYAVSRNIAEAPFAMVDFVRTKVFMGVAPITVWPTLEKRTPIPFRLGVAPLPRTPEGRLPLAGGNLMVLRGASEAQARGAVALWRYWMEPAVQAAWVQATYCLPLRRSAQPLLEDFYREDPRRRVVLGGLEQAAVWTQDPEVTLWYGFLEEALERVLKGNANPRQALEEAQRKALTVERR; from the coding sequence GTGAATGCTGTGTTCCGAGCTTTTCTCTTGATGATGGTGTTGGGGGGCGCTGCACATGCCCAACGACCCGTAGATATTGCCTTCTGGCACACCCTCGAGCCCCCCGCGCGGGAGGCGCTGGAAAAAATTGTGGCCGACTTCAACAGCCGCCAGCGCGACTACCGCGTGCTGCCGCAGTATGTGGGCGACCTACGCGAAGGGGGGATCAAACTCACCGCGGCCATCCGGGCCGGCAACGCGCCCCCGCTGTACTACGGCGAGGTTTCGTTCGTGAGCCGGGCGGTACAGGAAAACCTGGCCTTGCCGCTGGACGAGTACCTCGGGGCCCTGCCGGGTGACTTCTATCCGGGTCTGCTCGAGGCCGGGCGCTGGCGGGGCCGAACCTATGCCCTGCCGGTGGAGCTGCACCTGCCGGTGCTCTTCTTCAACGCCGACCAACTGGCCAGCCGCCGCCTTACCCCCCCCCAAAGCTGGGAGGCCCTGGCCGCGGCGGCCCAGACGCTCACCACCCGCTCGGCCAAGGGTTTTATCGTAGTGAGCGACGTTTACAGCTTTAATGCGGTGGTGATGAGCCGGGGCGGGCAACTAGTGCGCGAGGGCCGGCCCAACTTTACCGATGCCAAGGTGGTGCAGAGCCTCGAGTACCTGCAGAACCTGGTGCGCTCGGGGTACGCGGTGAGCCGCAACATCGCCGAGGCCCCCTTTGCCATGGTGGATTTTGTCCGCACCAAGGTGTTTATGGGGGTGGCCCCCATCACCGTCTGGCCCACCCTGGAAAAGCGCACCCCCATTCCTTTCCGGCTGGGGGTGGCCCCGCTGCCCCGCACCCCCGAGGGCAGGCTGCCGCTGGCCGGGGGCAACCTGATGGTGCTGCGCGGGGCCAGCGAGGCCCAGGCCCGCGGGGCGGTGGCGCTGTGGCGCTACTGGATGGAGCCGGCTGTGCAGGCAGCCTGGGTTCAGGCCACCTACTGCCTGCCCCTGCGCCGTTCGGCCCAGCCTTTGCTGGAGGATTTCTACCGCGAAGACCCCCGCCGCCGGGTGGTGCTGGGGGGCCTCGAGCAGGCCGCGGTCTGGACGCAAGACCCCGAGGTAACCCTGTGGTACGGCTTTCTGGAAGAGGCCCTCGAGCGCGTTTTGAAGGGCAACGCCAACCCCCGTCAGGCCCTGGAAGAAGCCCAGCGCAAAGCCCTGACGGTCGAACGTCGTTAG
- a CDS encoding SDR family NAD(P)-dependent oxidoreductase, giving the protein MNYAEMFRLDGKVALVVGGGSGIGQASCEALAAQGATVVVADAKAELAAETAGRIEANGGRAEANQVDITDLEGVKGLMGGILERHGRLDVAVTTPSINVRKPALNYTSEEFDRVVNVNLKGTFNLLTEAGRVMAAQGGGSLIAFSSIRSLVVEPGQSVYAMTKAGTVQLIRGLAVELGPKGVRANAIGPGVIDTPLTAPIKGKPDWYQAYAERNILRRWGRPEEVAAAVVFLASPAASYITGTILFVDGGWTAIDGRFDPPL; this is encoded by the coding sequence ATGAACTATGCGGAGATGTTCCGATTGGATGGCAAGGTGGCGCTGGTAGTGGGGGGCGGCTCGGGGATTGGACAGGCCTCCTGCGAGGCCCTGGCGGCCCAGGGGGCCACCGTGGTGGTGGCGGATGCGAAGGCCGAGCTGGCCGCCGAGACCGCCGGCCGAATTGAGGCCAATGGGGGCCGGGCCGAGGCCAACCAGGTGGACATCACCGACCTCGAGGGGGTCAAGGGCCTGATGGGGGGCATTCTGGAACGCCACGGACGGCTCGATGTGGCCGTGACCACGCCCAGCATCAACGTGCGCAAGCCTGCTTTGAACTATACCAGCGAGGAGTTCGACCGGGTGGTGAACGTCAACCTCAAAGGCACTTTTAATCTCCTCACGGAAGCGGGCCGGGTCATGGCCGCGCAGGGTGGGGGCTCGCTCATTGCATTTTCCTCCATCCGCTCGCTGGTGGTGGAGCCGGGGCAGTCGGTCTATGCCATGACCAAGGCTGGCACTGTCCAGCTTATCCGGGGCCTGGCCGTGGAGCTTGGCCCCAAAGGGGTGCGGGCCAACGCAATTGGCCCTGGGGTGATTGACACCCCCCTCACCGCCCCCATCAAGGGCAAGCCCGACTGGTACCAGGCCTACGCCGAGCGCAACATCCTGCGGCGCTGGGGCCGTCCTGAGGAGGTGGCGGCGGCGGTGGTTTTTCTGGCCTCGCCAGCGGCTTCCTACATCACCGGCACCATTCTGTTTGTGGATGGGGGCTGGACGGCCATTGATGGGCGGTTTGATCCACCGCTGTAG
- a CDS encoding cation-transporting P-type ATPase yields the protein MRVQSSFSGLSESEARARLARIGPNALPEKPPEPLWRRFLHQFKSPLIYILLFALVVDFAVWWLEGRHGWPLESLVIGLILLLNAGLGTWQERKSEAALNKLKRLSSPLVWVERDGVWVQRPSRELVPGDLVRLEAGDRVPADVEVKEGSPLVDESVLTGESLPVEKEAGQELFSGTLLVRGKAFAEVRRTGPQSALGRLAVLLGEIKAEPTPLEHDLHHFGNQVARWVLVLAGLLVLLGLFTEGVGRLPQVFLFAVALAVAAVPEGLPAVLTLTLSLGVERMAGRKAVVRKLSAVEALGSVTVIATDKTGTLTENRMEVRALDSPDPALAQVALALANDADHGIGDPMDLALLDYVRQQGLDVEALRQSRPRHSERAFESSHKFQRVTVQTEEGLASYLKGAPEVLLGRSNLAAEERQTWLEKALAYAAEGYRVLGAAWGSGETEEGLQFLGLVLFWDPPRPEVPEAIRKAQEAGIRVLMVTGDHPATALAIAHQIGIPGERVITGNDLEKFSPQALLKAIREVNVFARVSPEHKLRLVELLQSSGEVVAMTGDGVNDAPALKRADVGVAMGQRGSDVSREVADLVLLDDNFATIVAAVEEGRSIYENIQKFIRFLFSTNLSEVLVVSIGALAAALLNLRDATGALLLPLTAAQILWINLITDGLPALALTLDKNPGVMQYPPRPPKAPLLDQKSLRFVLVSGGIKALCALALLGILPRLGYSLEATRSVAFHFMAIGQLFFAYPARHTHLFPLPNRWLHGAVLLGMAVQFGVGMLPASMLALNLVPLPLLLWGVLLGTALLAWGLAELTNRVFWRNNHPTHHGVASS from the coding sequence ATGCGCGTTCAATCATCGTTTTCCGGTTTGAGCGAGTCCGAGGCTCGAGCGCGTCTGGCCCGCATCGGCCCCAACGCCCTGCCCGAAAAGCCTCCCGAGCCGCTGTGGCGCCGGTTTTTGCATCAGTTCAAAAGCCCGCTCATCTACATCTTGCTGTTTGCCCTGGTGGTGGATTTTGCGGTGTGGTGGCTCGAGGGTCGGCATGGCTGGCCCTTGGAGTCCCTGGTAATTGGCCTGATTCTGCTGCTCAATGCCGGGCTGGGCACCTGGCAGGAGCGCAAGTCGGAAGCGGCCCTGAACAAGCTCAAGCGGCTGTCCAGCCCCCTGGTCTGGGTCGAGCGCGATGGGGTCTGGGTGCAGCGCCCCAGCCGCGAGCTGGTGCCCGGCGATCTGGTGCGCCTCGAGGCCGGCGACCGGGTACCCGCCGACGTGGAGGTAAAGGAGGGCAGCCCGCTGGTAGACGAGTCGGTTCTGACCGGCGAGAGCCTCCCGGTGGAGAAAGAAGCAGGCCAGGAGTTGTTTAGTGGAACCCTGCTGGTGCGGGGCAAGGCCTTTGCCGAGGTACGGCGCACCGGCCCGCAGAGCGCCCTGGGCCGGCTGGCCGTCCTGCTGGGCGAGATCAAGGCCGAACCCACCCCGCTCGAGCACGACCTGCACCACTTCGGCAACCAGGTGGCCCGGTGGGTGCTGGTTCTGGCCGGGTTGCTGGTGCTCCTGGGTCTGTTCACCGAGGGGGTGGGGCGGCTCCCACAGGTCTTTCTGTTTGCGGTGGCCCTGGCAGTGGCCGCCGTGCCCGAGGGGCTTCCGGCCGTGCTCACCCTCACCCTTTCGCTGGGGGTGGAGCGCATGGCCGGGCGCAAGGCGGTGGTGCGCAAACTCTCGGCGGTGGAGGCCCTGGGCTCGGTTACGGTCATCGCCACCGACAAAACCGGCACCCTGACCGAAAACCGCATGGAAGTGCGGGCCCTGGACAGCCCCGACCCGGCCCTGGCCCAAGTAGCCCTGGCCCTGGCCAACGACGCCGACCACGGCATCGGCGACCCGATGGATCTGGCCTTGCTGGACTATGTCAGGCAACAAGGGTTGGATGTGGAGGCCCTGCGGCAAAGCCGCCCCCGCCACTCCGAGCGGGCCTTCGAGAGCAGCCACAAGTTCCAGCGGGTCACGGTGCAGACCGAGGAAGGCCTGGCAAGCTACCTCAAGGGCGCCCCCGAAGTGCTCCTGGGCCGCTCCAACCTCGCTGCCGAGGAGCGGCAAACCTGGCTCGAGAAAGCCCTGGCCTACGCCGCCGAGGGCTACCGGGTGCTGGGGGCGGCCTGGGGCAGCGGCGAAACCGAGGAGGGCTTGCAGTTTTTGGGCCTGGTGCTGTTCTGGGACCCGCCCCGGCCCGAGGTGCCCGAGGCCATCCGCAAGGCTCAGGAAGCCGGCATCCGGGTCTTGATGGTTACTGGCGACCATCCAGCCACCGCGCTGGCCATCGCCCATCAGATTGGCATTCCGGGCGAGCGGGTCATCACCGGCAACGACCTGGAAAAGTTCAGCCCGCAGGCGTTGCTCAAGGCCATCCGCGAGGTGAATGTATTTGCCCGGGTCTCCCCCGAGCACAAACTGCGGTTGGTGGAGCTGCTCCAGTCCAGCGGCGAGGTGGTGGCCATGACCGGCGACGGCGTGAACGACGCCCCGGCCCTCAAGCGCGCCGATGTGGGCGTGGCCATGGGGCAGCGCGGCTCGGACGTGAGCCGCGAGGTGGCCGACCTGGTGCTCTTGGATGACAACTTCGCCACCATCGTGGCGGCTGTAGAAGAGGGCCGCAGCATCTACGAGAACATCCAGAAATTTATCCGCTTCCTCTTCTCCACCAACCTTTCCGAGGTGCTGGTGGTGTCCATTGGAGCCCTGGCCGCCGCACTTCTAAACCTGCGCGATGCTACGGGAGCCCTATTGCTCCCCCTTACCGCCGCGCAAATTCTGTGGATCAACCTGATCACCGACGGCCTTCCGGCCCTGGCCCTGACCCTCGACAAAAACCCCGGCGTCATGCAGTATCCGCCGCGGCCTCCCAAAGCCCCTTTGCTGGATCAAAAGTCCCTGCGCTTTGTGCTGGTAAGCGGCGGCATCAAAGCGCTGTGCGCGTTGGCGCTTCTGGGCATCCTGCCGCGTTTAGGGTATAGCCTCGAGGCCACCCGCAGCGTGGCCTTCCACTTCATGGCCATCGGGCAGCTCTTTTTCGCCTACCCCGCCCGCCACACCCACCTCTTCCCCCTGCCCAACCGCTGGCTTCATGGCGCGGTGCTGCTGGGGATGGCCGTGCAGTTTGGGGTGGGTATGCTGCCCGCCAGCATGCTGGCGCTGAACCTGGTGCCGCTGCCCCTGCTTTTGTGGGGGGTACTGCTGGGCACGGCCCTGCTGGCCTGGGGGCTGGCCGAGCTGACCAACCGGGTTTTCTGGCGCAACAACCACCCCACCCATCACGGGGTTGCCTCGAGCTAA
- the wecB gene encoding non-hydrolyzing UDP-N-acetylglucosamine 2-epimerase → MDKRVVLAFGTRPEAIKMAPVIFAMRKRVGIETVVLSTGQHRTQLEDALRVFGIEPDADLQVMTDRQTLPDLMGRIVPAAAAKLRELRADYVVVHGDTLTTFAVTLAAFFEQIPVAHVEAGLRSFNMLEPFPEEANRRLTDVLTDLDLPPTHTSKENLLREGKPAQNIVVTGQTEVDAVLYASERGTPPPLPEGKRIVTVTMHRRENLPFMHELAAALARVARAHPECHFVYPVHLNPAVREAVVPALEQVPNFTLLEPLEFGAMAGLMKRSTLLVTDSGGVQESGATLGVPVVVLRNVTERPEGLEVGALKLAGTNPEQVFVTIDKLLSDETTLQAMRHRPNPYGDGKAGERCAQGVAWRLGLAERPADWEGYAVAR, encoded by the coding sequence ATGGACAAGCGTGTAGTACTGGCCTTTGGAACCCGCCCTGAGGCCATCAAGATGGCCCCGGTCATCTTTGCTATGCGCAAGCGGGTAGGCATCGAGACCGTGGTGCTGTCCACCGGGCAACACCGCACACAGCTCGAGGACGCTCTGCGGGTGTTTGGTATCGAGCCCGATGCCGATCTCCAGGTGATGACCGACCGCCAAACCCTCCCCGACCTCATGGGGCGTATCGTACCGGCTGCGGCAGCCAAGCTCAGAGAGCTTCGCGCCGATTATGTAGTGGTGCACGGCGATACCCTGACCACCTTTGCCGTAACCCTGGCCGCTTTTTTTGAGCAGATTCCGGTAGCACACGTCGAGGCCGGACTGAGAAGTTTCAACATGCTCGAGCCCTTTCCCGAAGAAGCCAACCGCCGCCTGACCGATGTGCTCACCGACCTGGATCTGCCCCCTACCCATACCTCTAAAGAAAACCTGCTGCGCGAGGGCAAGCCGGCCCAGAACATCGTCGTAACGGGCCAGACCGAGGTAGACGCAGTGCTCTATGCCAGCGAGCGCGGTACCCCCCCTCCCCTACCCGAGGGCAAGCGCATCGTGACCGTAACCATGCACCGCCGGGAAAATCTCCCCTTCATGCATGAGCTGGCTGCGGCCCTGGCTCGAGTAGCCCGAGCCCACCCCGAGTGTCATTTTGTGTATCCGGTACACCTTAACCCGGCGGTACGGGAAGCCGTGGTGCCGGCGCTGGAGCAGGTACCCAACTTTACGCTGCTCGAGCCCCTGGAGTTCGGGGCCATGGCTGGCCTGATGAAGCGCTCAACCCTGCTGGTCACCGACTCCGGCGGGGTTCAGGAGAGCGGGGCTACCCTGGGCGTCCCAGTGGTGGTGCTACGCAACGTAACCGAGCGACCCGAGGGGCTCGAGGTAGGGGCCTTGAAGCTGGCCGGAACCAATCCAGAGCAAGTGTTCGTCACCATCGACAAGCTGCTTTCAGACGAGACCACCCTGCAGGCTATGCGCCACCGTCCCAATCCCTATGGCGATGGCAAGGCGGGTGAACGCTGTGCCCAGGGCGTAGCCTGGCGACTGGGTCTGGCGGAGCGCCCAGCCGACTGGGAAGGCTACGCAGTAGCCCGATGA